The genome window CGTACAAGACGCGGTCGATAGACTCGGGGTGTGCGCGTCGAGGTAACGAGACGTTAAGCCCACGAGCACTAACAGACCAAAGCCATCATTCATACGCACTGTGACTCATTCACCGACGAATTATCTCGTCGCTGAACGAGTCCAGGCGCAAACTGGATCGCACGAACACACGGTGGAGACCAACCGAGACCGGTACCCTCGCGGTTCGACTCCGCGACTCGGCGTTAGGCGGCCACAGCGGCGGGGTTGCCTCCCGTACCCATCCCGAACACGGAAGATAAGCCCGCCAGCGTTCCGGCGAGTACTGGAGTGCGCGAGCCTCTGGGAAATCCGGTTCGCCGCCACCATTCATACCTTACACAGCCCACCCGAGAGAAACATCCCTCTCCCGTGGGCTTCCTGTATTTATAACCAGTGCGTAACTATGCGACCGGGTCCCGAGAGTGTCGTATGACTCGTGAAGTCAAACTGAACGAACTCACGGCACTCCTCGAAGCGGCGACGTATCCGTTATCGGTCGAAGCGGCCCGAGCGGAGTTCGACGACGTACGACTCGTGTACGCGGACGGCTCCGAGCCACTATCCGCGCTACTGACTCGGGTCGACGACGAGCAGTTCAGTTCTCCGGATGAGGCACAGTCGTCGATCTACAGTACCATCCCGGTCGAGGGAGTCGGTGAACCGGGCCAGTCGGAAGGGGAAGGCTAATCGAATCCGCTACGCTTAAACGACCGAGTTGACTACTCCTATTCGCGCCAAGGTGGCAGAGTCCGGCCTAACGCAGCGGCCTGCAGAGCCGCCCATCGCCGGTTCAAATCCGGCCCTTGGCTCTAGCACGATACGCTAAAGCCCAAGACGACCTTGTCTTGGGTCTTCTCGAATTTCCACAGTCATATCTATAGATGTTGATAGGAGGAACCGGTATCGAGAGGGCGACACTCGCTGCGGCCAGCGTGAGCAGGTCCCACCTCTGTAGACATCTCTCCTCTATTGCCGGGTACATACTCATGTACGTCTGTGTGTACGCTCGTGGGTACGTGAACGAGTATGGACAAAAAAGCCCTCTACACTCGGTTCGGAGGGCGTATCTGCCACGTAACGTCTGTCACCACTTGTCCTCGGGATACGTGATTCCCAGCCGTGCCACGATTTCCTCGTGATCGTTTAGCCACTGAAGCGCTTGATCGATTCCGTCGAAAGCTGCCTGAATCTCGGTCGTGTCGACGGAGTCTGGATCCTCAGCCAACCATCGGTCATCCTGACGAACGTATGACGCACAGAGTTCCGTAATGAGCTCATCCGCTCGACGATGGAGAGCCTCATCTAGAATTTCTCCGT of Haloarcula sp. DT43 contains these proteins:
- a CDS encoding DUF5789 family protein gives rise to the protein MTREVKLNELTALLEAATYPLSVEAARAEFDDVRLVYADGSEPLSALLTRVDDEQFSSPDEAQSSIYSTIPVEGVGEPGQSEGEG